Proteins encoded by one window of Candidatus Zixiibacteriota bacterium:
- the rsmI gene encoding 16S rRNA (cytidine(1402)-2'-O)-methyltransferase: MPESPGLLYLVPTPIGNMADLTRRAEEMLAAADLVACEDTRHSGRLLKALGLNKRLISYHDFNERTRAEQLIDLIRQGQTVAVITDAGSPGISDPAYRIVRTAIDNGITIIPLPGPTSIIPALTASGLPTDRFFFEGFLPHKSGARRTRLARLTEFDHTLVFFESPHRVVRSLEDIREVLGDRPACLARELSKLHEEFLRGSVSEILAALGGRTVRGEIVLIVGGADSLRQPREEG, from the coding sequence ATGCCCGAGTCGCCCGGCCTGCTCTATCTGGTTCCGACGCCGATCGGCAACATGGCCGATCTGACCCGTCGGGCGGAAGAAATGCTGGCCGCCGCCGACCTGGTCGCCTGCGAGGACACCCGGCACAGCGGCCGGCTCCTCAAGGCCCTTGGTCTGAATAAGCGGTTGATCAGCTACCATGATTTCAATGAGCGGACGCGCGCCGAGCAGCTCATCGACCTCATCCGGCAGGGACAGACGGTGGCGGTCATCACCGATGCCGGCTCGCCCGGCATTTCGGATCCGGCCTACCGCATCGTGCGCACCGCCATCGACAACGGCATTACGATCATCCCCTTGCCCGGTCCGACCTCGATCATCCCGGCCCTGACGGCATCGGGGCTGCCGACCGACCGGTTCTTTTTCGAGGGGTTTCTGCCGCACAAGTCGGGAGCGCGCCGCACGCGGCTGGCCCGGCTGACCGAGTTTGACCACACCCTCGTCTTCTTCGAATCGCCCCATCGCGTGGTGCGGTCGCTGGAGGACATCCGGGAGGTGCTCGGCGATCGTCCGGCCTGCCTTGCCCGGGAGCTGTCCAAGCTGCACGAGGAGTTCCTGCGCGGTTCGGTCTCGGAGATCCTGGCCGCACTCGGCGGGCGCACGGTCCGCGGCGAGATCGTTCTCATCGTCGGCGGCGCCGATTCGCTTCGGCAGCCTCGGGAGGAGGGCTGA
- a CDS encoding phosphatase PAP2 family protein, whose protein sequence is MGPALSRFYLFDRILFGYCLFMVGLLLAVGRPLGIYRDELLFYSAMALLVLVIAGRLDPARSRFSHALRLLYPVAILVPFYRETGGTMFLFFDHFLDAHLIAFETAVFGQEPTLFIDRHLLHPVLTEAFMFCYFCYYLVIPVFMIAGYLRGRFEVVKSALAAVLLTFAVSYVVFFLFPIEGPRWRLTGQYLHPVVTGYVFTDLVGLTQQYGSVRGGCFPSTHFAVTFVILLFTARYFRRGLWLMAPLTVGLGIGTFWGRYHYVSDVAAGGLIGLAVTLLLWRAAPADRAGQMTEVRKLEAQTPHAS, encoded by the coding sequence GTGGGTCCGGCTCTTTCTCGCTTCTACCTTTTCGATCGGATCCTCTTCGGATACTGCCTCTTCATGGTCGGGCTGCTGCTGGCAGTCGGGCGGCCTCTCGGCATCTATCGGGACGAGCTGCTGTTTTATTCGGCGATGGCGCTTCTCGTGCTGGTGATCGCCGGCCGGCTGGATCCCGCCCGGAGCCGGTTCTCCCATGCGCTGCGGCTGCTCTACCCGGTGGCGATCCTGGTCCCGTTTTACCGGGAGACGGGCGGCACGATGTTTCTCTTTTTTGACCACTTTCTCGATGCCCACCTGATCGCTTTCGAGACGGCTGTCTTCGGGCAGGAGCCCACGCTGTTTATCGACCGCCACCTCCTCCACCCGGTTCTGACCGAGGCGTTCATGTTCTGCTACTTCTGCTACTACCTCGTCATTCCCGTGTTCATGATCGCCGGGTACCTGCGGGGCCGCTTCGAGGTGGTCAAGAGCGCCCTGGCGGCGGTCCTGCTGACGTTCGCGGTCTCGTACGTGGTGTTCTTTCTGTTCCCGATCGAGGGTCCGCGCTGGCGCCTGACCGGCCAGTACCTGCACCCGGTCGTCACCGGTTACGTCTTCACCGATTTGGTGGGGCTGACCCAGCAGTACGGCTCGGTGCGGGGCGGGTGCTTTCCCTCGACCCACTTTGCCGTGACCTTCGTGATCCTCCTGTTCACGGCCCGGTATTTCCGCCGCGGTTTGTGGCTGATGGCGCCGCTGACGGTCGGGCTGGGGATCGGCACCTTTTGGGGGCGGTATCACTACGTGTCGGACGTGGCCGCCGGCGGGCTCATCGGGCTCGCCGTGACCCTGCTCCTCTGGCGCGCGGCCCCGGCCGACCGGGCGGGGCAAATGACAGAAGTTCGAAAACTGGAGGCACAGACACCGCATGCATCCTGA
- the lgt gene encoding prolipoprotein diacylglyceryl transferase, whose translation MHPELFHVGPVHIRSYGLMLAISFLLGVLYIWRVARRDGKPFEPLLTVAYLMTIGGIIGARLFYVLVHLDEFSGNWTRTFNPFSSSEFGIAGLNLYGGVLAAIVASFVYLRAKKLSVLDTFDYFAPTLGLGLLFTRVGCFLNGCCFGTPTELPWGISFPEGSLPYYIFSDAHLHPAQLYSSLYGGLLLIALHYVLRHRRFVGQAVALLFMIEAGFRYAIEYVRYYEDEMHLTVGSMHPTYNQLVSLGLFVLGLGLYLYQRRRAPLSRAAAPPAGKLRPAK comes from the coding sequence ATGCATCCTGAACTCTTCCATGTCGGGCCGGTTCACATTCGCAGCTACGGGCTCATGCTGGCCATCTCGTTTCTGCTGGGGGTGCTCTACATCTGGCGGGTCGCCCGCCGCGACGGGAAACCGTTCGAGCCGCTGCTCACGGTCGCCTATCTCATGACGATCGGCGGCATCATCGGCGCCCGGCTGTTCTACGTGCTGGTCCACCTCGATGAGTTTTCGGGGAACTGGACGCGGACGTTCAACCCGTTTTCCTCGAGCGAATTCGGCATCGCCGGGCTGAACCTCTACGGCGGCGTGCTGGCGGCCATTGTCGCCTCGTTTGTGTACCTGCGCGCGAAGAAGCTCTCGGTCCTGGACACCTTCGACTACTTCGCGCCGACTCTCGGACTCGGCCTGCTGTTCACCCGGGTCGGGTGCTTCCTCAACGGGTGCTGTTTCGGGACGCCCACCGAACTTCCGTGGGGAATCAGCTTTCCGGAGGGTTCGCTGCCGTACTACATTTTCAGCGACGCCCACCTGCACCCGGCGCAGTTGTACAGCTCTCTCTATGGAGGGCTGCTCCTGATTGCGCTGCACTACGTTTTGCGGCACCGCCGATTTGTCGGCCAGGCGGTCGCTCTGCTGTTCATGATCGAGGCGGGCTTCCGCTATGCGATCGAGTATGTGCGCTACTATGAAGATGAAATGCACCTGACGGTAGGATCAATGCATCCGACCTACAACCAACTCGTATCGCTCGGGCTGTTCGTGCTCGGTCTGGGGCTGTATCTCTACCAGAGGCGCCGGGCGCCGCTGTCGCGCGCCGCCGCCCCGCCGGCCGGAAAGCTCAGACCGGCGAAGTAG